A genomic segment from Alteribacillus bidgolensis encodes:
- a CDS encoding phospholipase, translating into MSYDKRNHRINFPRFCIFPGYNWCGPGCSGPGAPVNAVDAACKAHDECYRVFGGPSCKCDQLFLQRLYHLQNPHTPEGRHARFLYNYMRLQMFFMC; encoded by the coding sequence ATGTCTTATGATAAAAGAAACCATAGAATAAATTTCCCGCGTTTTTGTATTTTTCCTGGGTATAATTGGTGCGGACCGGGGTGCAGCGGACCTGGAGCTCCTGTAAATGCCGTTGATGCTGCATGTAAAGCACATGACGAATGTTACAGAGTGTTTGGCGGACCTTCATGTAAATGTGATCAGCTTTTTCTTCAACGATTATATCATCTTCAAAATCCTCATACTCCTGAAGGAAGACATGCTCGTTTTCTATACAACTACATGAGACTGCAAATGTTTTTTATGTGTTAA
- a CDS encoding TetR/AcrR family transcriptional regulator, protein MEITQSFINLDHDKQQRILNAALEEFAEKGFKQASTNRIVKNARIGKGMIFYYFHNKKELYKYLIDYSITFIINEYLNLIVTEETDFIERMKQAAKAKFAAQAKNPNIFNFLGTAVLTEETEIPAELQKRLQEVQELGNSKLYDNIDKSLFKKEVDADKAFQLISWSIEGYQNHLKNTLKGKKLSSINLETYWEEFYEYLDVLKTCFYEQEDGK, encoded by the coding sequence ATGGAGATTACACAGTCATTTATAAACTTAGATCACGATAAACAACAGCGGATATTAAATGCTGCCCTTGAAGAATTTGCAGAAAAAGGATTTAAGCAAGCTTCTACTAATCGAATTGTTAAAAATGCTCGAATTGGAAAGGGGATGATTTTTTATTATTTTCATAATAAAAAAGAGCTTTATAAATACCTAATTGATTACAGCATCACTTTCATTATTAATGAGTATTTAAATCTCATTGTGACAGAGGAAACGGATTTTATTGAACGAATGAAGCAGGCAGCCAAGGCTAAGTTTGCAGCGCAGGCAAAGAACCCGAATATTTTTAATTTTTTAGGGACAGCCGTGCTTACAGAGGAAACAGAGATACCTGCAGAATTGCAAAAGCGCCTTCAAGAAGTACAAGAGCTTGGCAATTCAAAGCTGTACGATAATATTGATAAAAGTTTATTTAAAAAAGAGGTGGATGCAGATAAAGCATTCCAGCTTATCAGCTGGTCCATAGAAGGGTACCAGAACCACTTAAAAAACACTTTAAAAGGGAAAAAGCTCTCCTCTATCAATTTAGAGACATACTGGGAAGAATTTTATGAATATCTAGATGTTTTAAAAACGTGTTTTTATGAGCAGGAGGATGGAAAATGA
- the hutH gene encoding histidine ammonia-lyase gives MVVLTGDSLRFSEIRKVLFEGETVIASDKSMDDVKRSRKAVEDIVEKERVIYGITTGFGKFSDVLIQKEDVKKLQKNLIYSHACGVGDPFPEIVSRAMLLLRTNALLKGYSGVRPLLINRLIELLNKRIHPVIPQQGSLGASGDLAPLSHLALVLLGEGDVFYKKQTIPADTALKKEGILPIILTAKEGLALINGTQAMTAMGIIAYLKAEKLAYQSEIIAALTMEGLRGIIDAFDEDIHLARGYSEQIEVAKRIRHYLKGSHLTTRQGELRVQDAYSLRCIPQVHGATWQTLHYVKDKLEIEMNAATDNPLIFDNGRKVISGGNFHGQPIALALDFLGIAAEELANMSERRIERLVNPQLNDLPPFLSPEPGLQSGAMIMQYTAASLVSENKTLAHPASVDSIPSSANQEDHVSMGTIAARHAAKIIENATRVLAIEAICSMQAAEYQGKDKMAPKTRTFLEKGRAVVPFITADRMFYKDIEAMYRWLKKSTAEF, from the coding sequence ATGGTGGTATTAACAGGTGATTCCCTTCGTTTTTCAGAGATAAGGAAAGTACTATTTGAAGGTGAGACAGTCATTGCTTCCGACAAAAGTATGGATGATGTAAAAAGAAGCCGTAAAGCCGTGGAAGATATCGTAGAAAAAGAGAGGGTTATTTACGGCATTACCACAGGCTTTGGAAAATTCAGCGATGTTCTTATTCAAAAAGAAGATGTTAAAAAGCTTCAAAAAAACTTAATATATTCGCATGCATGCGGGGTGGGGGATCCGTTTCCTGAAATCGTTTCACGGGCTATGCTGCTATTGAGGACAAATGCACTTTTAAAAGGATATTCCGGGGTGCGTCCTCTTTTAATCAATCGTTTGATTGAATTACTAAATAAACGTATTCACCCGGTGATACCTCAGCAAGGATCGCTTGGAGCAAGCGGTGATTTGGCGCCGCTATCCCACTTAGCATTAGTCCTTCTTGGTGAAGGAGACGTGTTTTATAAAAAACAAACAATCCCAGCTGATACTGCCTTAAAAAAAGAAGGGATTTTACCGATTATATTAACAGCAAAAGAAGGGCTGGCTCTTATAAACGGAACCCAGGCGATGACAGCAATGGGTATTATTGCTTATTTGAAAGCAGAAAAGCTGGCCTATCAATCGGAGATCATAGCTGCACTCACGATGGAAGGACTGCGCGGAATCATTGATGCGTTTGATGAAGATATTCATTTGGCACGAGGCTATTCAGAGCAAATAGAGGTGGCAAAACGGATCCGTCATTATTTAAAAGGCAGTCATTTAACGACAAGACAAGGAGAACTGCGGGTACAGGATGCTTATTCTCTCCGGTGCATTCCACAAGTTCACGGAGCAACATGGCAGACGCTTCATTATGTAAAAGATAAGCTAGAAATAGAAATGAATGCCGCCACAGATAATCCGCTTATTTTTGATAATGGGAGAAAAGTGATTTCCGGCGGAAATTTTCACGGACAGCCGATCGCATTGGCACTGGATTTTTTAGGGATTGCTGCAGAAGAACTCGCTAATATGTCAGAACGCCGTATTGAACGGCTCGTTAACCCGCAATTGAATGATTTACCCCCATTTTTAAGTCCAGAACCAGGCCTGCAATCTGGAGCGATGATTATGCAGTATACAGCAGCTTCTCTCGTGTCGGAAAATAAAACGCTGGCACACCCGGCCAGTGTCGATTCGATTCCATCCTCGGCGAACCAGGAAGATCATGTCAGCATGGGCACGATTGCGGCAAGACATGCAGCAAAAATTATTGAAAATGCTACGCGTGTGCTAGCTATTGAAGCCATTTGCAGCATGCAAGCAGCTGAATACCAGGGAAAAGATAAAATGGCTCCTAAGACGAGAACATTTTTAGAAAAAGGAAGAGCTGTCGTACCGTTCATCACAGCAGATAGAATGTTTTATAAAGACATCGAAGCGATGTATCGATGGTTGAAAAAAAGTACCGCGGAATTCTAA
- a CDS encoding alpha/beta-type small acid-soluble spore protein: MMVQQNRSNNSNQLLVPGMQQALDQMKTEIAQEFGVQLGADSTSRSNGSVGGEITKRLVQMAEQQMSGRQ; the protein is encoded by the coding sequence ATGATGGTACAACAAAACAGAAGTAACAATTCCAATCAACTTCTCGTTCCAGGAATGCAGCAAGCCCTTGATCAAATGAAAACGGAAATTGCTCAAGAGTTTGGCGTTCAGCTAGGAGCAGATTCCACGTCAAGATCTAATGGTTCTGTTGGAGGCGAGATCACCAAACGCCTTGTCCAAATGGCAGAACAGCAAATGAGCGGTAGACAGTAA
- a CDS encoding helix-turn-helix domain-containing protein: MTDQYPEIGEVVVYIHQHIHEPLELSALAAQAAYSPYHFNRIFKEKMGIPPLYYVSALRMQKAKDLLLHTNLSVRDVGLEIGQQSLGTFTTQFTKRIGMTPSQFRNSIPQANNHFHSLQKLRDWTAASNSTGKHTNITGTIQAAVPFEGVILIGLFAKPIPEGFPLHGTLISSLGDFCIPDVKPGIYYIMATSVSWKMKAEDFLLPHKTLRTRSRKPIIVEPFSPIPHQEVHLYPPRVDDPPILISLPLLMNKFLQRIHQHSNS, encoded by the coding sequence GTGACCGATCAGTATCCCGAAATAGGTGAAGTGGTTGTCTATATTCATCAACATATACACGAACCTCTTGAGCTTTCTGCGTTAGCTGCTCAAGCTGCTTATAGTCCATACCATTTCAATCGCATATTTAAAGAAAAAATGGGCATTCCCCCGCTTTACTATGTTTCTGCTCTGCGCATGCAAAAAGCGAAAGATTTATTATTGCATACGAATTTGAGCGTTCGAGATGTTGGGCTTGAAATCGGCCAGCAAAGTTTAGGAACGTTTACTACTCAATTCACGAAACGAATCGGCATGACACCGTCCCAATTCCGAAATTCCATCCCACAAGCAAATAACCACTTTCACTCTTTACAAAAGCTTCGTGACTGGACTGCTGCCTCTAATTCTACGGGTAAACATACAAACATAACAGGAACCATTCAAGCAGCAGTCCCTTTTGAAGGTGTTATTTTGATTGGATTATTTGCAAAACCAATACCTGAAGGCTTCCCCCTGCACGGAACACTTATTTCTTCCTTAGGGGATTTTTGTATACCAGATGTCAAACCGGGTATCTATTACATAATGGCCACTTCGGTTTCTTGGAAAATGAAAGCAGAGGATTTTCTCCTTCCGCACAAAACATTAAGAACACGATCGAGAAAGCCAATTATTGTCGAGCCGTTTTCCCCCATTCCACATCAAGAAGTGCACCTTTATCCTCCGCGTGTTGATGATCCGCCGATCCTTATCTCATTACCGCTATTAATGAATAAATTCCTTCAAAGAATTCATCAACATAGCAATTCATAA
- a CDS encoding GNAT family N-acetyltransferase encodes MKIIPFTVEGYYFIKMIELYAAIFKADPKVMKKQFQQHYRYPNFEGYLAVINNQVAGYIYGYTSRRGQYYHHLLANHLLSNDGWLKNCLVLAELGVHPRYRRRGIAKQLIHILLQNRREKTALLTVRRDNHNAVSFYKKQGWVVIRDGFYPNVPYEFLIMGKVLNKVKSIG; translated from the coding sequence ATGAAAATCATTCCGTTTACCGTAGAAGGATATTATTTTATTAAAATGATTGAGTTATATGCCGCTATTTTTAAAGCTGACCCAAAAGTTATGAAAAAACAATTTCAGCAGCATTACAGGTATCCAAATTTTGAAGGATATTTAGCTGTTATTAATAATCAAGTTGCAGGATATATATATGGCTACACATCCCGGAGAGGCCAGTATTACCATCATTTATTGGCAAATCATTTACTGTCCAATGATGGATGGCTGAAAAATTGTTTGGTACTTGCGGAGCTGGGTGTTCATCCTAGATACAGAAGGAGGGGCATTGCTAAACAGCTCATTCATATTTTACTTCAAAATAGACGGGAAAAAACAGCTTTATTAACGGTTCGTAGAGATAACCATAATGCGGTTTCTTTTTACAAAAAGCAAGGGTGGGTAGTTATTCGTGATGGTTTTTATCCAAATGTACCTTATGAATTCCTCATTATGGGGAAGGTGCTCAACAAAGTAAAATCGATTGGATGA
- a CDS encoding SIS domain-containing protein yields MLRQRVFRRRLVVPFITVIHDQTEFEVMLPGIQENDVIIILSYSGETPALIPQIKQLTARGIDFISITNLKNNKLAQMSPHNIYATSSTTITRDGTEVNSFIPFHIAIDLLFRKYVEFIEKEERSN; encoded by the coding sequence ATGCTTCGACAACGAGTTTTTCGACGGCGACTTGTTGTTCCATTTATTACAGTTATTCACGATCAAACCGAATTTGAAGTGATGCTTCCAGGAATCCAAGAAAATGACGTAATTATCATCCTTTCTTATTCAGGTGAGACCCCTGCGTTGATACCGCAAATCAAGCAGCTAACCGCAAGAGGCATTGATTTTATATCCATCACCAATTTGAAGAACAACAAGTTGGCACAAATGTCACCTCACAACATATACGCAACAAGTTCCACAACGATCACGAGGGATGGTACAGAAGTGAACTCTTTTATCCCGTTTCACATTGCGATTGATTTACTTTTCAGAAAATACGTGGAGTTTATTGAAAAAGAAGAAAGAAGCAATTAG
- a CDS encoding small acid-soluble spore protein H yields the protein MDAQRAQEISSSPDMANVVFNGESVYIEHVDQQVGIATIHPMNDPNKKQSVSITSLEEQ from the coding sequence ATGGACGCCCAACGAGCACAAGAGATTTCTTCATCGCCTGATATGGCTAATGTAGTCTTTAACGGAGAAAGTGTCTATATTGAACATGTTGATCAACAAGTTGGAATAGCTACGATCCATCCCATGAATGATCCAAATAAAAAACAAAGCGTTTCCATCACCAGCTTAGAAGAACAATAA
- a CDS encoding ABC transporter permease has protein sequence MMAHQMLLFTAITVGIMNILLFARHTRAEEEDGHIEMVRALPVGRLSNLLAAIIVLFGTNVLLALSVGFGLYALEIESMDLNGSLLYGAGLGAVGFFSQALLRYLRNFRKACGARLAYLSRCLAFPILYVPLVMISEVYVNNYWQPVILTAAVSMMLVILVLYLNAIREAGSGFLPSKPGRRNTTSFLRNPFGLAFRLQRTGIIAWAIGMLVIGSSYVSVFGDLESFFNEIDVMEDLIGSVTGVSLTEQFAAKLMSVISMISTIPALMVIFKLKSEEKKAHTEHVLARTVSRTRLLASYLLIALIVGFVMISIAAGSLGLTAVTVMDDGMSFGAFYSAAMVYLPAIGIMTGIAVLLVGFAPNASGLTWLYLGYSFIVVYLGGLFQFEDWVGNLSPYAHIPQIPVEDMDLMKVSILTMITIVLLAAGFIG, from the coding sequence ATGATGGCCCATCAAATGCTGCTCTTTACTGCTATAACAGTTGGAATTATGAATATTTTACTCTTTGCCCGTCATACACGAGCAGAAGAAGAGGATGGACACATCGAAATGGTGCGTGCTCTGCCTGTTGGCCGATTATCTAATTTACTCGCCGCAATTATCGTTCTGTTTGGAACGAATGTCTTGTTAGCATTAAGTGTAGGTTTTGGTTTATATGCATTAGAAATCGAAAGTATGGATCTGAATGGCTCGCTGCTATATGGTGCTGGATTAGGGGCGGTTGGATTTTTTTCACAGGCGTTACTGCGTTATTTGCGCAACTTTCGGAAAGCTTGTGGGGCACGATTGGCTTATCTTTCACGGTGCTTGGCGTTTCCTATCTTATACGTGCCATTGGTGATGATTTCGGAAGTGTATGTGAACAATTACTGGCAGCCGGTAATATTAACAGCGGCAGTTTCTATGATGCTAGTTATTTTGGTCCTGTATTTGAATGCGATTCGAGAAGCAGGATCTGGATTTTTACCGTCAAAGCCAGGCAGAAGGAATACAACTTCCTTTTTACGAAATCCTTTTGGTCTTGCATTTAGGCTTCAGCGTACAGGTATTATTGCTTGGGCGATTGGAATGTTAGTGATTGGTTCTTCTTACGTATCGGTGTTTGGTGACTTAGAATCATTTTTTAATGAAATAGATGTGATGGAAGATTTGATCGGCTCTGTAACTGGAGTATCTTTAACGGAGCAATTCGCGGCAAAACTTATGTCCGTAATATCTATGATTAGTACGATTCCTGCGCTTATGGTCATTTTTAAACTTAAAAGTGAGGAGAAAAAGGCGCACACAGAGCATGTATTAGCTCGAACCGTATCTCGTACACGGCTGTTGGCAAGCTATCTTCTTATCGCTCTTATTGTTGGTTTTGTGATGATTTCCATTGCAGCAGGAAGCCTGGGTTTGACAGCTGTTACAGTCATGGACGACGGCATGTCATTTGGCGCATTTTACAGTGCAGCCATGGTTTATCTGCCTGCAATAGGGATAATGACTGGTATCGCTGTTTTATTGGTCGGTTTTGCACCAAACGCCTCTGGGCTGACATGGTTATACTTGGGCTATTCCTTTATTGTTGTTTATTTAGGAGGGCTGTTTCAATTCGAAGACTGGGTAGGTAATCTGTCTCCTTATGCTCATATTCCGCAGATTCCAGTGGAGGATATGGATCTTATGAAGGTGTCCATATTAACCATGATAACGATTGTGTTATTGGCTGCCGGTTTTATCGGTTAA
- a CDS encoding YheC/YheD family protein, producing the protein MSRKPLIGIMVNKRSKRKRTLRLYHQYKENTPVQLFSFTPKDINWKTKRIQGGCYINGKWETKTFRFPRAVYNRCYQRKGNTIKRLEKYIGKNKCFNTITFFNKWVVYKILSKSELNTYLPKTWFYKRKRFKKLLESRKHLILKPSYGFLGRRVYLVDTNSPNEPYKIYQDTLKRPKYSCQDSASFYKKIDELVGSKKFIIQELINTTRAAGRITDVRMLLQKNQNGKWNVTNGISRIAQKDYYVTNCSHRICEADEILQTLASNNKERTALYEEMRNTSLIAGELLEKHLGLLGEIGIDMVIDENRKIKIIEVNGKLQKNLYNKGNVSFSCNDLVYKRPVQFAYFLAAAAAQKKR; encoded by the coding sequence ATGAGCCGTAAACCTTTGATTGGGATCATGGTAAATAAGAGGAGCAAGCGAAAAAGAACGTTAAGATTGTATCATCAATATAAAGAAAATACTCCTGTACAGCTTTTTTCATTTACTCCAAAAGATATTAATTGGAAAACCAAACGTATACAAGGGGGCTGTTACATTAATGGTAAGTGGGAAACAAAGACTTTTCGTTTCCCTCGCGCAGTTTATAACCGCTGTTATCAAAGAAAGGGAAATACTATTAAACGTTTAGAGAAATATATCGGAAAAAATAAATGCTTTAATACGATTACTTTTTTTAACAAATGGGTTGTTTATAAAATTTTATCCAAGTCAGAGTTGAACACCTATCTGCCAAAGACTTGGTTCTACAAGAGGAAACGTTTTAAAAAGCTGCTGGAGAGCCGCAAACATTTAATTTTAAAGCCAAGTTATGGATTTTTAGGCAGACGTGTGTATTTAGTTGACACCAATTCACCCAATGAACCATATAAAATCTATCAAGATACATTAAAACGGCCAAAATACAGCTGCCAAGATTCGGCCTCCTTTTATAAAAAAATAGATGAACTGGTTGGAAGTAAAAAATTTATCATTCAAGAACTTATAAACACAACAAGAGCAGCGGGCAGAATTACAGATGTTAGAATGTTGCTGCAAAAAAATCAAAACGGCAAATGGAATGTCACCAATGGAATAAGCAGAATTGCTCAAAAAGATTATTATGTAACAAATTGCAGTCACCGAATTTGTGAAGCAGACGAAATACTTCAAACATTAGCTAGTAATAACAAAGAGAGAACAGCTCTATACGAGGAAATGAGAAACACGAGTTTAATAGCAGGGGAGCTTTTGGAAAAACACCTTGGGTTATTAGGAGAAATCGGCATTGATATGGTCATTGATGAAAACAGAAAGATAAAGATTATAGAAGTGAACGGTAAACTTCAAAAAAACCTTTATAACAAAGGTAATGTCTCTTTCTCTTGCAACGACCTTGTTTATAAACGCCCCGTCCAGTTTGCGTATTTTTTAGCGGCTGCAGCTGCACAAAAAAAGCGATGA
- a CDS encoding IclR family transcriptional regulator domain-containing protein, with amino-acid sequence MYVAHVPTERIMTISLNVGSRLPAYATSMGKVLLAYLPEAEKEAYLHDLSAEKLTANTKVEPEELREALYVN; translated from the coding sequence GTGTACGTTGCCCATGTACCTACTGAACGTATTATGACTATTTCCTTGAATGTAGGTTCGCGTCTGCCTGCTTATGCTACCTCAATGGGGAAAGTATTGCTTGCTTATTTACCAGAAGCAGAAAAAGAGGCATATTTACACGATTTATCAGCAGAGAAATTAACAGCAAACACAAAAGTGGAGCCGGAGGAATTACGTGAAGCACTATATGTAAATTAA
- a CDS encoding cell wall hydrolase, producing MAVIKAPSKDINLLARLLRAEAVGEGKLGMLHVGAVTVNRVRVRCSDFEDLRTLPEVIHQPTAYEAVQHGMFYQRARESEKRLARRSVNGERRWPAKYSLWYFRPPGDCPPTWYGQSLVGRYKLHCFYEPVAGECDEIYGVF from the coding sequence ATGGCTGTTATAAAGGCTCCAAGTAAAGATATCAACCTTTTAGCAAGGCTGCTTCGAGCAGAAGCCGTGGGAGAAGGAAAATTAGGCATGCTTCATGTTGGAGCTGTTACAGTTAATCGAGTTAGAGTTAGGTGTTCCGATTTTGAAGATTTGCGTACCTTGCCGGAAGTCATTCATCAACCAACGGCTTATGAAGCAGTGCAGCATGGTATGTTTTATCAAAGAGCCAGAGAAAGTGAAAAACGTTTAGCACGCCGATCTGTAAATGGGGAAAGACGCTGGCCTGCTAAGTACAGTTTATGGTACTTTAGGCCGCCAGGTGATTGTCCGCCTACTTGGTACGGTCAATCGCTTGTGGGCCGATATAAACTACACTGTTTTTATGAGCCTGTTGCGGGAGAATGTGACGAAATTTATGGCGTGTTTTAA